A single window of Aspergillus oryzae RIB40 DNA, chromosome 8 DNA harbors:
- a CDS encoding serine hydrolase domain-containing protein (predicted protein), translating into MSKVYLTIIFTVLFLFQCVSSFTPCPLLGPPFPAFTLDKNSSILTSALANLTGTFDEQNTKGSGSHGDTTPNTTSFSVSLFSTNQGTASPSPFFFDYHYTAPSLQNSSNKIQHANRDSIYRIGGLTQIFTVWTSLVEAGDAIWHDPVTKYLPELATITKTANAKQDPVRYVDWEDITVGQLASHMAGLSRDFAPPGVTPIYSNVGFQILGYIIERITGQPFSDVLESRILKPLSLTKTSLHTPSSSSSGLIPTNPRTSGWSNQYTGEAPALSMYSTITDLSTAGKAILNSTLLPRTQTNRWLKPVSHTSNPANSLGYPWIVYSSGDYPSTSMVDIYTYYSSIGQYSSYIGLVPDYNVGFTVLAADSVSAPDLNAHADIIGDVILPALMKTAVTQAGARFGGQYTAASGLNSSITVSVDELPGMFVDKFVSTGTDFRKTLASLIGVEDPAALSIRLYPTGLVSETASGGSRVSFRAVLQDKNELADADTPTCVSWMDVDKFKYQGRALDLFVFEVDAGGNAVGVEISGLELRLNRKK; encoded by the exons ATGTCTAAAGTATATCTTACCATAATTTTCAccgtcctttttcttttccaatgtGTATCTTCATTTACTCCTTGTCCGCTCTTAGGACCACCATTCCCAGCATTCACCCTCGATAAGAACTCGTCAATATTGACATCTGCCCTGGCCAATCTTACCGGGACATTTGATGAACAGAATACAAAAGGGTCCGGTTCCCACGGGGATACCACTCCCAACACCACCTCGTTCAGTGTTTCACTTTTCTCCACCAACCAAGGAACTGCGAGTCCcagtcctttcttcttcgactaTCATTACACTGCCCCGTCATTGCAGAACTCATCAAACAAAATCCAACATGCGAATCGGGACAGCATTTACCGCATCGGTGGACTTACCCAGATTTTCACCGTCTGGACTAGTCTTGTTGAGGCAGGGGATGCCATCTGGCACGATCCTGTGACAAAGTATCTTCCTGAGCTGGCCACAATTACGAAGACTGCGAACGCAAAACAAGATCCTGTTCGGTATGTGGATTGGGAAGATATTACCGTTGGCCAACTAGCCAGTCATATGGCAGGCCTTTCTAGGGACT TTGCTCCTCCGGGGGTAACCCCCATCTACTCGAATGTTGGATTCCAAATTCTAGGCTACATTATAGAAAGAATCACAGGCCAGCCGTTCAGCGACGTCCTCGAAAGTCGCATCCTTAAGCCACTGTCTCTGACTAAAACAAGCCTACACACTCCTTCAAGCAGCTCATCCGGCCTCATTCCAACAAACCCCAGAACCAGCGGCTGGTCTAACCAATATACAGGCGAAGCACC TGCCCTCTCAATGTATTCAACAATCACCGACCTCTCCACCGCCGGAAAAGCAATCCTCAACTCAACCCTCTTACCCCGAACCCAAACAAACCGCTGGCTGAAACCTGTCTCTCACACATCCAACCCAGCCAACTCCCTCGGCTACCCCTGGATCGTCTACAGCAGCGGTGACTATCCCAGTACCTCAATGGTAGACATCTATACCTATTACAGCAGCATCGGCCAATACAGCTCCTACATAGGTCTTGTTCCAGACTACAACGTCGGTTTCACCGTTCTCGCAGCCGATAGCGTCTCCGCGCCGGACTTAAATGCACACGCCGATATCATCGGTGATGTGATCTTACCCGCGTTGATGAAGACGGCCGTTACACAGGCGGGCGCTCGCTTCGGTGGCCAGTATACGGCGGCTTCTGGGCTTAATTCGTCAATCACTGTCTCTGTCGATGAGTTGCCCGGGATGTTTGTCGACAAATTCGTCAGTACTGGGACGGATTTCAGGAAGACCTTAGCTTCCTTAATTGGGGTTGAGGATCCGGCGGCCTTGAGTATCCGGTTGTATCCGACTGGGCTGGTTTCGGAGACTGCATCAGGTGGTTCCAGGGTGTCGTTCAGGGCTGTTTTGCAGGATAAGAATGAGCTTGCTGATGCTGACACGCCGACTTGCGTTTCGTGGATGGATGTGGATAAGTTCAAGTACCAGGGCCGTGCGCTGGATTTATTTGTTTTTGAGGTTGATGCTGGTGGAAACGCCGTTGGGGTTGAGATTTCTGGTTTGGAGCTGCGCTTAAACAGGAAGAAATAG
- a CDS encoding uncharacterized protein (predicted protein): MAPNGLRASEIVNNGLPDLFRGINHTTNDATHDLLFNGALMPWPNFHQDVETAYLNFAWIPRIIDHQQASGRVSNWNLQFEQTAVGDETGVQGRWGQHVNQVMSAVFLSQNINIQIGGFRATTSSYSKVPDMAGASRATGALRFVGELKTPWVEQHVLSEAMGDDHTFRHILGGSGWVLPMTTCLDNFNILPRAGDWNKAR; the protein is encoded by the exons ATGGCACCAAACGGTCTTCGCGCCAGCGAGATAGTGAATAATGGACTCCCTGATCTATTCAGAGGCATAAACCACACTACCAACGATGCCACCCACGACCTCCTATTTAACGGGGCATTGATGCCCTGGCCTAACTTCCACCAAGATGTGGAGACAGCTTACTTGAACTTTGCGTGGATCCCCCGTATTATTGACCACCAACAAGCATCTGGGAGGGTGTCAAACTGGAACCTCCAGTTTGAGCAGACCGCGGTCGGTGACGAAACTGGCGTGCAAGGCCGCTGGGGCCAGCATGTAAATCAAGTTATGTCTGCGGTATTTTTATCCCAGAATATCAACATTCAAATCGGTGGCTTCCGAGCCACGACTAGCAGCTATAGCAAGGTCCCGGATATGGCGGGAGCGAGTCGCGCAACAGGCGCTTTACGTTTTGTTGGGGAATTAAAAACTCCCTGGGTTGAACAGCACGTTTTGTCAGAAGCCATGGGCGATGACCACACTTTCAGACATATCCTCGGTGGGTCGGGCTGGGTGCTACCTATGACAACTTGTCTGGACAACTTTAAC ATCCTACCACGGGCTGGCGACTGGAATAAAGCCCGATAA
- a CDS encoding Zn(II)2Cys6 transcription factor (predicted protein) yields the protein MPLSSTCQNCAKSKVRCVRNSEESDICSRCARLNKQCVYRETGRRFKGFKKDRQIEALESKINELMANCESTSAKQTTPGNATYNSNGEEADQAIMDVVARGYLSMEAAQSFIDIYRTDMTLHFPFVVIPPQVTATDLRQQKPFLFLAVLASAAYSNMPLQRLLGREFKKVIASRMITSGEVSFELLQGMLVFLAWSHYHSRPHRYTQFLQLAIGLMVELRLDRPPQTKTWKTALRFNKEYTLDDEQYIRPSWGLDEQRAVVGCYYLSST from the exons ATGCCGCTCTCCAGCACCTGTCAAAATTGTGCCAAGTCCAAGGTCCGCTGTGTACGGAATAGTGAAGAGTCGGATATTTGCTCTCG GTGCGCGCGCTTGAACAAACAATGTGTATACCGTGAGACCGGTCGGCGCTTTAAGGGGTTCAAAAAAGATCG ACAGATAGAAGCTCTTGAGTCGAAGATCAATGAACTCATGGCCAACTGTGAATCAACTTcagcaaaacaaacaactCCGGGAAATGCTACATACAACTCAAACGGTGAAGAAGCCGATCAAGCTATCATGGACGTCGTTGCGCGAGGTTACCTAAGTATGGAAGCTGCGCAATCCTTCATAGATATCTATAGGACGGACATGACTTTACATTTCCCATTTGTTGTTATCCCGCCGCAGGTCACAGCTACAGATCTCCGGCAACAGaagccatttctcttcttagCTGTCCTGGCATCTGCGGCATATTCCAACATGCCACTGCAAAGATTGCTAGGAAGGGAATTCAAGAAGGTCATTGCTTCTCGCATGATCACGAGCGGAGAAGTTTCGTTTGAGCTACTCCAGGGAATGCTGGTCTTTCTCGCCTG GTCCCATTACCACTCGCGACCCCATCGCTACACGCAGTTCCTACAACTCGCCATAGGTCTTATGGTCGAGCTACGGTTAGATCGGCCACCGCAAACGAAGACATGGAAGACGGCGCTCAGGttcaacaaagaatatacGCTAGACGACGAACAATATATTCGACCATCCTGGGGTCTTGACGAGCAGAGAGCCGTTGTTGGGTGTTATTACCTGTCGTCCACGTAA
- a CDS encoding acetyl/propionyl/methylcrotonyl-CoA carboxylase subunit alpha (acetyl/propionyl-CoA carboxylase, alpha subunit): protein MRKELKKVLIANRGEIAIRIIRACCDYDIKSVAVYSDLDVDSPFVRLADEAYGLKGFQTVDTYLNIDKLIAVAKRSGADAIHPGYGFLSERAEFAQAVLDAGLTWIGPDPSVIEALGDKVEARRIALRVGAPLVAGSNGPVSTAKEVMAFTREHGLPIVIKAAHGGGGRGLKVAWTMDEVTECYGSAVREATAAFGRGECFVERFLHRPRHIEAQILADKHGNVVVVGTRDCSVQRRHQKLIEEAPAPLLTTEQQEKIQNAAQSICSAAGYSGAGTVEFLLGVDGSISFLEVNTRLQVEHPFRIAEGLPLSISSPIPPRGHSIEFRINAEDPGRGFLPTRGQITTFQPPSGPGIRLDSGVVQGSTIPAVYDSLMAKLILSGATREQALRRARRALKEFQISGVATVLPFHIETLNSNDFLGTDGFNVHTRWVETDFAATLAPGPRPDPVPDLELIRTHLEIDGKLVSLGLPSMLLSGIGSVAAGSSASAQQKSAKKDNGDILAPLSGTLRALKVPDGASVRNGELLAVMEAMKMETQVTAPRDGVVRLLTKEGEYVQAGGVILTFEQEELMFKN, encoded by the exons atgagaaaagaattgaagaaagTACTGATTGCGAATCGCGGGGAGATCGCCATCCGCATTATCCGAGCTTGCTGCGATTACGACATCAAATCAGTCGCGGTGTACTCAGACCTAGATGTGGACTCTCCTTTTGTGCGACTAGCCGATGAGGCCTATGGGCTGAAGGGCTTTCAAACAGTCGATACCTATCTTAATATCGACAAGCTTATTGCGGTGGCAAAACGTTCTGGAGCAGATGCCATTCACCCAGGATACGGGTTCTTATCTGAGCGGGCGGAATTCGCCCAGGCAGTCCTAGATGCAGGGTTAACCTGGATCGGGCCCGACCCGAGTGTGATCGAAGCGCTTGGTGACAAGGTCGAGGCGCGACGCATCGCGTTACGGGTCGGTGCACCGCTCGTAGCTGGCAGCAACGGGCCTGTGTCGACAGCAAAGGAAGTGATGGCATTCACCCGAGAGCATGGCCTCCCGATTGTGATCAAGGCTGCCCATGGAGGCGGTGGTCGCGGTCTGAAGGTCGCATGGACTATGGACGAAGTAACAGAATGCTATGGATCTGCCGTGAGGGAAGCCACGGCGGCCTTTGGTCGGGGCGAATGCTTCGTAGAGCGCTTTCTCCACCGTCCTCGACATATTGAGGCTCAGATTCTAGCTGACAAGCATGGTAACGTCGTGGTGGTCGGGACGCGAGATTGCTCCGTACAAAGACGACACCAAAAGCTGATCGAAGAAGCCCCAGCCCCACTTCTCACTACAGAGCAGCAGGAGAAAATTCAGAATGCCGCTCAGTCAATCTGTTCCGCGGCTGGTTATTCGGGTGCAGGAACGGTGGAATTTCTCCTAGGAGTCGACGGCAGTATCTCCTTCCTAGAGGTCAACACCCGACTTCAAGTTGAGCATCCT TTCCGTATTGCCGAGGGGCTCCCGCTGAGCATCTCGTCCCCGATTCCTCCCCGGGGTCATTCTATCGAATTCCGCATCAATGCAGAAGACCCAGGGCGGGGGTTCCTACCAACGCGAGGGCAAATCACGACATTTCAACCCCCATCCGGCCCCGGTATCCGCCTGGACAGTGGTGTTGTCCAAGGCTCGACGATCCCGGCGGTTTACGACTCCCTGATGGCGAAGCTGATCCTCTCTGGTGCAACCCGTGAACAGGCACTACGTCGCGCCCGTCGTGCGTTGAAAGAATTCCAGATAAGCGGGGTTGCAACTGTTTTGCCGTTCCATATTGAGACACTTAACTCGAACGACTTCCTAGGTACCGATGGCTTTAATGTGCACACTCGCTGGGTAGAGACCGATTTCGCCGCGACACTAGCTCCTGGTCCACGGCCGGACCCAGTACCCGACCTAGAGCTCATTCGGACTCATTTAGAAATCGATGGCAAGCTCGTCTCGTTGGGCTTACCCAGTATGCTCCTGAGCGGAATTGGGTCAGTAGCAGCTGGTTCATCGGCCAGTGCTCAGCAGAAAAGtgcaaagaaagacaacGGAGACATCTTAGCACCGTTGTCTGGAACACTTCGGGCTTTGAAGGTCCCCGACGGAGCTTCCGTCCGCAACGGTGAGTTACTGGCTGTTATGGAGGCgatgaaaatggaaacaCAGGTTACGGCGCCGAGGGATGGGGTTGTCCGCCTTCTCACCAAAGAGGGTGAATATGTGCAGGCAGGGGGGGTGATACTTACgtttgagcaagaagaaCTCATGTTCAAGAATTGA
- a CDS encoding isopenicillin N synthase family dioxygenase (iron/ascorbate family oxidoreductases), with translation MSEALDLSLLKGTPEQREQISAELLHALKTRGGVKLKNHGLPDKLVHELFDWTRKFFALPHEDKMLAKHPPQANPNRGYCYVGQESISSISGYEKGLPQGRFVRDIKETVDFGSPRDELVDNIWVPEEKLPGFRKFIEDFYETCFKLELEILAALARALGVDEDHMVSLHNKAENEFRILHYPEVPASELADGTATRIAEHTDFGSITMLFQDSVGGLQVEDQQNPGVFRGIESADKTEIILNIGDSMQRLTNDTFRAACHRVTYPPSVKVGSEAVIPERYSIAYFAKPNRSASLFPFKEFITPSTPCRYEDINAWDFQNLRISRLFK, from the exons ATGTCTGAAGCTCTGGACCTGTCCTTGTTGAAGGGAACTCCCGAACAGAGGGAGCAAATCTCTGCTGAGCTGCTCCATGCCCTCAAGACTCGTGGTGGCGTCAAGCTGAAGAACCACGGGCTTCCGGACAAGCTTGTTCATGAACTGTTCGATTGG ACTCGCAAGTTCTTTGCCCTTCCTCACGAAGACAAAATGCTCGCCAAGCACCCTCCCCAGGCAAACCCAAACCGCGGCTACTGCTATGTTGGACAGGAGTCGATCTCGAGTATCAGTGGTTATGAGAAGGGACTTCCCCAGGGACGTTTTGTTCGTGACATTAAG GAAACAGTCGACTTCGGCTCACCTCGCGATGAGCTCGTAGACAACATCTGGGTACCAGAGGAGAAGCTCCCAGGTTTCCGCAAGTTTATCGAAGACTTCTACGAAACATGCTTCAAGCTCGAACTCGAGATTCTCGCTGCCCTTGCTAGGGCTCTCGGAGTCGACGAAGACCACATGGTATCCTTGCACAACAAAGCCGAGAACGAGTTCCGCATCCTTCACTACCCAGAGGTTCCCGCATCAGAATTGGCCGACGGTACTGCGACACGCATTGCCGAGCACACGGACTTCGGAAGCATCACCATGCTGTTCCAGGACTCTGTTGGCGGGCTCCAGGTAGAGGACCAGCAAAATCCTGGTGTCTTCCGTGGCATTGAGTCAGCGGACAAGACGGAGATCATTTTGAACATTGGCGACTCGATGCAACGACTGACGAACGACACTTTCCGCGCTGCATGCCACCGCGTCACCTATCCGCCCTCTGTTAAGGTTGGTTCGGAGGCAGTTATTCCTGAACGGTACTCCATTGCATACTTTGCGAAGCCGAACCGCTCGGCGTCGCTGTTCCCGTTCAAGGAGTTCATCACGCCTTCGACGCCTTGCCGGTATGAGGACATAAACGCATGGGATTTCCAGAACCTGCGCATTTCCAGACTGTTTAAATGA
- a CDS encoding uncharacterized protein (allophanate hydrolase subunit 1), producing MMRFLPVNLTTILVELPGLEETLALLTSLQSEPVVGIKEMIPAARTLLVHFDPESISAEALATEVSKRDLSTINPRSDRQIEIPVRYDGVDLGNIAKLTGFDVKEVIRRHKESQFTVAFCGFAPGFSYLNGGDPALYVPRHQTPRTRIPAGSVALAGPFSGIHPQSSPGGWQLIGTTSVKMWDTNRSPSALLQPGDRVKFVEVDDVQTFGADATPSTEGDNTPASGSTDREEEKPALRETIGTTSPHFKVLTAPIPALFQDLGRPGQANKGVSASGVLDRSAFRAANRIVGIPAGTGCLELTLGGFSFESTSQAVIACTGAPCPITVEDAKGHNTEITQTHRPIALEPGDVVTFGQPRTGMRTWQSEVALRSTRSWAASVPTHWLPWGPVLSPLGLP from the coding sequence ATGATGCGGTTTCTTCCCGTCAACTTGACGACAATTCTCGTGGAGCTCCCAGGTCTCGAGGAGACTCTGGCGCTTCTTACCTCACTTCAATCTGAGCCAGTGGTTGGCATAAAAGAGATGATTCCAGCTGCCCGCACTCTGCTCGTTCACTTCGATCCGGAAAGCATAAGCGCAGAAGCCTTGGCAACTGAAGTTAGCAAACGAGACCTTTCAACCATCAACCCCCGATCGGACCGCCAAATAGAAATCCCTGTCCGCTATGACGGCGTGGATCTTGGGAACATTGCAAAGCTGACAGGATTCGACGTGAAGGAGGTTATTCGTCGCCATAAGGAGAGCCAGTTCACTGTGGCATTCTGCGGTTTTGCACCGGGCTTCAGCTACCTGAATGGCGGCGATCCTGCGCTGTACGTGCCGCGGCACCAAACACCACGGACCCGCATCCCAGCTGGCTCGGTAGCTTTGGCGGGGCCCTTTAGCGGCATTCATCCACAGAGCAGTCCAGGAGGGTGGCAGCTCATTGGTACGACATCGGTCAAAATGTGGGACACAAATCGGAGCCCAAGCGCGCTTCTTCAACCGGGTGATCGGGTCAAATTTGTTGAGGTGGATGATGTTCAGACATTTGGAGCTGATGCCACTCCTTCAACTGAAGGTGATAATACTCCTGCTTCTGGTTCAActgatagagaagaagagaagcctGCTCTGAGAGAGACGATCGGCACCACCAGTCCACATTTCAAAGTCTTGACGGCGCCAATACCGGCTCTTTTCCAAGATCTCGGTCGTCCCGGTCAAGCGAATAAAGGTGTTTCCGCCTCCGGTGTGTTAGATCGATCGGCATTTCGGGCTGCGAACCGTATAGTGGGAATCCCAGCTGGCACTGGATGCCTTGAACTTACGTTAGGTGGCTTTTCGTTTGAAAGCACCAGTCAGGCGGTGATCGCCTGCACGGGGGCACCTTGTCCCATTACGGTTGAGGATGCGAAAGGCCACAACACAGAGATAACACAAACTCATCGACCAATTGCGCTGGAACCGGGGGATGTCGTGACCTTCGGACAACCACGCACGGGTATGCGAACTTGGCAGTCCGAGGTGGCTTTGAGATCGACCCGATCTTGGGCAGCGTCAGTACCGACACATTGGCTGCCGTGGGGCCCAGTGCTGTCACCGCTGGGTCTGCCCTGA
- a CDS encoding putative MFS transporter (permease of the major facilitator superfamily), with product MMMLWSIVSWTQAWMTGRASFYVTRALIGAFEGGFIPGTILFATYFYKTKELSVRLAFFWSTLNVARIISSLLAAGILEMRGVHGKTGWFWLFLIEGLLTFLIGLVSILYLPSSPTNTKSVLVPRPWYTERQEVIMINRLLRDDPSKGLTNIHESATLSDVLRAWSDKSMWGGIRHLVS from the exons atgatgatgctgtggTCCATAGTGTCTTGGACGCAGGCATGGATGACCGGCAGGGCCAGCTTTTATGTTACCCGTGCCTTAATCGGGGCGTTTGAGGGTGGTTTCATCCCTGGTACTATTCTGTTTGCAACGTACTTCTACAAAACGAAGGAGTTGAGTGTGCGGCTCGCTTTCTTCTGGTCGACATTGAAC GTTGCTCGCATTATCTCGTCTCTGCTTGCCGCAGGTATTTTGGAGATGCGTGGAGTTCACGGAAAGACAGGCTGGTTCTGGCTTTTCCTGATTGAGGGTCTCTTGACTTTCctcattggtctagtg AGCATCCTCTACCTTCCAAGCTCCCCAACCAACACGAAGAGCGTTCTCGTTCCCAGACCATGGTACACCGAGCGCCAAGAGGTGATCATGATCAAC CGCCTGCTCCGCGACGACCCATCGAAAGGCCTCACCAACATCCACGAAAGCGCAACCCTCAGTGACGTACTGCGTGCCTGGAGCGACAAGTCCATGTGGG GTGGGATCCGTCATCTCGTCTCGTAA
- a CDS encoding uncharacterized protein (pleiotropic drug resistance proteins (PDR1-15), ABC superfamily), with the protein MVVIPRNYIGGLTTQFRSSNSFLEYDAVTIMLDAALVKREEQASASKSQRIPLVYSATSPQTGLDAANAHHIVQLLKDLAGEGRTVIVAIHTPRPEIWELFDHILLLSQGHVLYNGSTSSIRGYFERCGHAISASENPAEHLIDLVSIEAEAEGSPMGSVARINNLKEQWKAAQRTVADNYAPYSNNGSVVRYGSAISRHPAVPLSRQLAVLTRRTIWTTLRGPMSLFGSLSITIILGIVTGAAFYQVDSSAQGIWSRQGALFALLNIYGYPMLIYEIYRLSYEIQMFDREREEAVDIPGPAISSIVFYFLVGLRRSVAEPFLFLLVMILATYISLAAAILAIALSRDFAIAGLIGNLIYTLQSLSGGYLIHVDQISTWLRWSKWTAHNFYLYSAVCAIEFVGPKQTPRGHLYNCTSVANPPTGECTGSYGKDIISSLGIPREWIWQPVVASLGFLVSYTLVAALILHRPRMGAVMTSDPQSSHSSVVIQNMELLPLSSTPHTPGVDIQLTRYALILTRRNIKAFLGPSYERPILKPVNTTFRHGELSIIMGPSGSGKTTLLHAITARLPQRYRRQGQVFYNSHRLRPSTIRAMCSYVSQSDNLQPFLTVRETLLFAAGLRLPRWITKEQRYSKVDSIIRTMGLTSCAETIVGDGKQTGISGGEKRRVSIGIQLLTDPRILILDEPTSAGRILKKLKNLSEEGRTVICSIHQPRSDIFPFFSNIHLLASDGSPVFAGRGEDILHYFHTHGFECPDSMNSCDFIIDLVTVDHRDNRETSSRARVQQLIDGHAVTQSTIQDTPPLSMTLLEQRAFAKNINPFRTLFPLALRRSALGLTRRPFLLLSRLVQAPGMTITFVMFTAPLSSDSNSVQTRIGLLQPPANIIVYPGERDTFKDERKDGCMTATCFLVQYTCLELPTEIFTALVSGAIFTFGPPIKRTFTMLLVSSFNIFAILNCGESLGIILLSFFDNIGISATLAPIVLSINWLFAGLLSTSLPRVFQIVSYILPSKFAMANVVPYAMDGLEFTCSDEQQHGTQCTIRNGKDVLDFYTFANNPGLNIMGLAVCVVVISGCCVFSD; encoded by the exons ATGGTTGTAATTCCC CGGAACTACATAGGTGGTCTTACTACTCAATTTAGATCATCAAACTCTTTCTTGGAATACGATGCTGTCACAATTAT GCTGGATGCGGCGTTGGtgaaaagagaagaacaagcctCGGCGTCCAAATCTCAGCGAATCCCTCTTGTTTATTCTGCGACGAGCCCACAAACCGGCTTAGATGCAGCCAATGCTCACCACATTGTTCAGCTGCTGAAAGACCTAGCAGGAGAAGGCCGCACCGTCATCGTGGCAATTCACACCCCGCGCCCGGAAATATGGGAGCTATTCGACCATATCCTACTACTCTCTCAAGGCCATGTTCTGTACAATGgctcaacctcttcaattCGCGGTTACTTTGAACGATGTGGGCACGCCATATCTGCATCAGAAAATCCAGCTGAGCACTTGATTGACCTTGTATCCATAGAAgcggaagcagaaggctCACCAATGGGATCAGTGGCAAGGATCAACAACTTGAAAGAGCAGTGGAAAGCAGCTCAGCGTACTGTAGCCGATAACTACGCACCTTACTCGAACAATGGCTCAGTTGTGCGATACGGCTCAGCTATATCCCGCCACCCAGCCGTGCCACTTTCTCGTCAGCTGGCTGTACTTACTCGGCGCACTATATGGACAACGTTAAGGGGCCCTATGAGCTTGTTTGGTAGCTTGTCAATTACCATTATACTAGGGATAGTGACAGGCGCAGCTTTCTATCAGGTCGATAGCAGCGCCCAAGGAATTTGGTCCCGACAGGGGGCCCTTTTCGCACTACTGAACATCTACGGGTACCCAATGTTAATCTATGAGATATATCGCCTTTCATATGAGATACAAATGTTCGATCGAGAGCGAGAAGAGGCAGTG GATATCCCAGGACCTGCCATATCATCGATAGTCTTTTACTTCCTAGTTGGTCTACGGCGCTCTGTCGCCGaacctttccttttcttgctgGTAATGATTTTGGCCACATACATTTCTCTCGCCGCCGCTATCCTTGCGATTGCACTATCCCGTGATTTTGCAATCGCTGGTCTTATCGGAAATTTGATTTACACGCTGCAAAGCCTCTCTGGGGGCTATTTAATACATGTAGACCAGATATCAACCTGGCTCCGATGGTCAAAATGGACAGCTCATAACTTTTATCTTTATAGCGCTGTATGCGCCATTGAGTTCGTTGGCCCGAAGCAGACGCCACGCGGGCATCTATATAATTGTACAAGTGTCGCCAATCCTCCGACAGGTGAGTGTACAGGGTCTTACGGGAAAGATATCATTTCAAGCCTAGGAATTCCACGCGAGTGGATCTGGCAACCTGTTGTGGCCTCTttgggttttcttgtttcctaCACTCTGGTGGCTGCTCTAATACTTCATCGCCCTCGAATGGGAGCTGTCATGACTTCAGATCCCCAGTCCAGCCACAGCTCCGTCGTCATTCAAAATATGGAGCTTCTTCCTCTCAGCTCAACTCCACACACTCCAGGTGTGGATATCCAACTAACCAGGTATGCTCTAATTCTTACCAGGCGGAACATAAAAGCCTTTCTGGGTCCCAGTTACGAACGGCCAATACTTAAACCAGTCAACACCACATTCAGACACGGTGAGCTTAGTATAATAATGGGGCCTTCTGGGAGCGGGAAGACCACTCTATTACACGCTATCACAGCGCGCCTACCTCAGAGATATCGAAGACAAGGCCAAGTGTTCTACAATAGCCATAGACTACGGCCTTCTACGATCAGAGCTATGTGCTCCTATGTGTCCCAGTCGGATAATTTACAACCTTTCCTGACTGTCCGAGAAACCCTACTTTTCGCTGCAGGGCTGAGATTACCAAGATGGATAacaaaagagcaaagatATTCCAAAGTTGACTCTATTATTCGTACAATGGGCTTGACCTCTTGTGCGGAGACTATCGTTGGAGATGGAAAACAAACGGGTATTAGTGGTGGCGAGAAGAGACGGGTTTCAATAGGTATTCAGCTTTTGACTGACCCGAGAATTTTGATACTGGATGAACCGACATCAG CCGGgaggatcttgaagaagttAAAGAATCTATCGGAGGAAGGTCGGACTGTAATCTGCAGTATCCATCAGCCACGCTCAGatatttttcctttcttttcgaaCATTCACCTCCTTGCGTCTGACGGCTCCCCCGTCTTCGCTGGCCGTGGAGAAGATATATTACACTATTTCCACACTCATGGCTTTGAATGTCCAGATTCAATGAACTCGTGTGACTTTATCATTGATTTAGTCACGGTAGACCATCGAGACAACCGAGAAACTTCGAGTCGCGCTAGGGTGCAGCAGCTGATCGATGGACATGCTGTCACTCAATCAACTATACAAGACACACCCCCACTGTCAATGACCTTGTTAGAACAAAGAGCATTTGCAAAGAACATTAACCCATTTCGAACACTTTTTCCTTTAGCATTGCGCCGCTCGGCTCTTGGTTTGACTAGGCGGCCATTTCTTCTCCTATCACGCTTAGTTCAAGCTCCTGGCATGACAATTACCTTTGTTATGTTCACAGCTCCCCTTTCAAGTGACAGTAACTCCGTACAAACAAGAATCGGTCTTCTCCA GCCTCCTGCAAACATTATTGTATACCCGGGAGAGCGCGATACCTTTAAGGATGAACGAAAGGACGGATGTATGACCGCAACATGTTTCCTAGTGCAATATACATGTCTAGAGCTACCAACAGAGATCTTTACAGCCCTGGTTTCTGGTGCGATATTCACATTCGGCCCGCCGATTAAGCGCACCTTCACCATGCTTCTTGTTTCATCGTTCAACATATTCGCGATTCTCAACTGTGGCGAGTCTCTCGGTattatacttctttcttttttcgatAATATAG GTATCAGTGCTACCTTGGCTCCGATAGTGCTATCCATAAACTGGTTGTTTGCAGGCCTTCTCAGTACATCTTTACCAAGGGTTTTTCAAATCGTGTCTTATATCCTCCCCTCAAAATTCGCCATGGCTAATGTTGTGCCATACGCGATGGATGGGCTGGAATTTACCTGCAGTGATGAACAACAGCATGGCACACAATGCACTATCCGGAATGGTAAAGATGTGTTAGACTTCTATACTTTCGCAAACAACCCTGGCTTGAATATCATGGGCTTGGCAGTATGTGTGGTAGTTATATCGGGTTGTTGCGTATTTAGTGATTAG